A genome region from Gossypium hirsutum isolate 1008001.06 chromosome A04, Gossypium_hirsutum_v2.1, whole genome shotgun sequence includes the following:
- the LOC107949981 gene encoding receptor-like protein 9DC3 yields MDLSSNKLQGKIPMQLTDLTFLGALNLSHNNLEEQIPLANHFDTFSNDSFNGNSRLCGFPLSKKCGNNQEPESPPSIVADEFETTLVWKIAAMGYGSGLVLGLSMGYIVFTTGRPRWLVKMIKRNPQKRRRINQNGRRKN; encoded by the coding sequence ATGGATCTGTCGTCAAACAAGCTTCAAGGAAAAATCCCAATGCAGTTAACTGACTTGACATTTCTTGGAGCATTGAATCTTTCTCATAATAATCTTGAGGAGCAAATACCATTAGCTAATCATTTCGATACTTTCTCAAACGATTCCTTCAATGGAAATTCTAGACTATGTGGATTTCCATTGTCAAAGAAATGTGGCAACAATCAGGAACCAGAATCACCTCCATCAATAGTTGCGGACGAATTTGAAACAACACTTGTTTGGAAAATTGCAGCAATGGGTTATGGAAGTGGACTAGTGCTTGGATTGAGTATGGGATACATAGTTTTCACAACTGGGAGACCCCGTTGGCTAGTGAAGATGATCAAGCGAAACCCACAAAAGAGAAGAAGGATCAATCAAAATGGAAGGAGAAAGAATTAG